One segment of Gemmatimonadaceae bacterium DNA contains the following:
- a CDS encoding phosphatase PAP2 family protein, whose product MLSSVDMRSRPELGPGGIGLTAAGLFGLLSWKVLKHRTWRQDFRFWLALPRYGEKTRTSAMWFGHLGKEWAVLPVAAALAGKLWNDDRTAAAVTVAVAASGAVAASHIFDVALPKRSPPPGRRAPFTPSFPSGHALHSTAFLLTSAYVLSREKLVDSRRIGGLALVLSAALGVDRLIHDRHWTTDVIAGWLAAVAIAGSATAGYEIASRRSGSRGHKELTTYAPRVRKRRGNT is encoded by the coding sequence ATGCTTTCATCCGTGGATATGCGCAGTCGGCCTGAACTTGGGCCTGGAGGAATCGGGCTTACGGCGGCGGGGCTATTCGGGCTGCTCTCCTGGAAAGTGCTCAAACACCGGACATGGCGGCAGGATTTCCGGTTTTGGTTGGCCCTCCCACGTTACGGGGAAAAAACAAGAACGAGTGCCATGTGGTTTGGCCACCTTGGAAAGGAATGGGCAGTTCTTCCGGTGGCCGCGGCTCTCGCGGGAAAATTATGGAACGACGATCGGACCGCTGCTGCGGTGACCGTTGCGGTGGCTGCTTCGGGAGCCGTTGCCGCGAGCCACATTTTTGATGTTGCCCTGCCAAAACGTTCGCCGCCGCCGGGAAGACGCGCTCCGTTTACGCCCAGCTTTCCGAGCGGGCACGCCCTGCACAGCACTGCATTCCTGCTGACTTCGGCCTACGTTCTGTCGCGCGAAAAACTGGTCGATAGTCGAAGAATTGGCGGGCTCGCTCTGGTGCTGTCCGCGGCACTGGGAGTCGACCGGCTCATTCACGACCGGCACTGGACAACCGATGTCATCGCGGGCTGGCTGGCTGCGGTTGCTATCGCCGGATCTGCGACGGCCGGCTACGAGATTGCATCGAGACGATCAGGGAGTCGCGGGCATAAAGAGCTGACGACTTATGCACCCCGCGTGCGAAAGCGGCGTGGAAATACCTAG
- a CDS encoding SDR family oxidoreductase, translating into MDLKDAKVLVTGGSSGIGYATARLLRDRGAQVAICGRKADTIELAAAELGATGIVADVSKEDDVKRMVERVVAELDGYNVLVNNAGFGHWASLVETTSADFRRVWETNVLGAMLVARESARHFIASNTGNIVNIASTAGSRGFPGGTTYVSTKFALSGMTECWRAELRKSNVRVMQVNPSEVQTSFFTAAGGEERPENSSKLLADDVAALIASMLEVSDRGFITEASVWATNPHD; encoded by the coding sequence GTGGATCTGAAGGATGCAAAGGTGCTCGTCACCGGGGGGAGTTCAGGGATCGGCTATGCGACGGCGCGGCTTCTTCGCGATCGCGGTGCTCAGGTGGCAATTTGTGGCCGCAAGGCTGACACAATCGAGCTGGCCGCAGCAGAGCTCGGCGCGACTGGGATCGTCGCTGACGTGTCGAAAGAAGACGATGTGAAACGGATGGTGGAACGGGTCGTGGCCGAGCTGGACGGCTACAATGTGCTCGTCAACAATGCCGGCTTTGGCCACTGGGCGTCGCTTGTAGAAACTACTTCGGCCGACTTCAGGCGCGTGTGGGAAACGAACGTGCTTGGCGCCATGCTGGTCGCGCGCGAGTCTGCCAGGCACTTCATCGCCAGCAATACGGGCAACATCGTCAACATTGCGTCGACCGCGGGGTCGCGGGGGTTTCCCGGCGGAACCACTTACGTCTCGACGAAGTTCGCGCTCAGCGGGATGACGGAGTGCTGGCGGGCTGAGCTGCGGAAAAGCAATGTCCGGGTAATGCAGGTCAATCCATCCGAGGTTCAAACGAGCTTCTTCACTGCTGCAGGCGGAGAGGAACGCCCTGAAAATTCGAGCAAGCTGCTCGCTGACGACGTCGCGGCCCTGATCGCCTCGATGCTCGAGGTCAGCGACCGCGGTTTCATAACTGAAGCGTCAGTCTGGGCGACCAACCCGCACGACTGA
- a CDS encoding magnesium chelatase, with translation MQHYPETFGALKRSAWGQPERALRSVKDEMRANLLDRLARGGPLFEGVVGYEDTVMPQIVNAILSRHNLILLGLRGQAKSRILRSLTTLLDDAIPIVAGSEVNDNPFRPISRFAKNLVAECGDATPIVWLDRDSRFVEKLATPDVTVADIIGDVDPIRAARGGHVLSDELTIHYGMLPRANRGIFALNELPDLAGKVQVSLFNIMQEGDVQIKGYPVRLPLDVLLCFTANPEDYTARGKIITPLKDRIGSEILTHYPETVEIGMAITGQEAWTDRKATAVRIPDFIAEVVERIAFEARTDKRIDRRSGVSQRMPITVMENIVSNAERRSVITGEAEIVPRLGDIYAALPAITGKIELEYEGELVGGHNIARELIRRAADATFQERTGGVNADEIVMWFDAGGALQVTDDVHVDAVVEGFESVPTLLPMVGLTGLAEKGDTPVIVAACELILESLVARRKISRSDAGLYGRSLDEKRRRPYQD, from the coding sequence TTGCAGCATTATCCAGAAACGTTCGGTGCCCTGAAACGGTCGGCCTGGGGACAACCTGAGCGCGCGTTGCGATCGGTGAAGGACGAGATGAGGGCCAATCTGCTTGACCGTCTGGCCCGGGGCGGCCCGCTGTTCGAAGGCGTCGTTGGCTATGAAGACACGGTCATGCCGCAGATTGTCAACGCTATTCTGTCCCGCCACAATCTCATTCTTCTCGGTCTTCGGGGTCAGGCGAAATCCCGGATACTGCGATCACTAACCACGTTGCTCGACGATGCCATACCGATCGTCGCTGGCAGTGAGGTGAATGACAACCCCTTCCGGCCAATTTCGCGCTTTGCGAAGAACCTCGTGGCCGAGTGCGGCGATGCAACCCCCATCGTGTGGCTCGACCGTGACAGCCGGTTCGTCGAAAAACTGGCAACTCCCGATGTCACTGTTGCCGACATCATCGGCGACGTCGACCCGATTCGCGCAGCGCGCGGAGGGCACGTGCTATCCGACGAGCTCACCATTCATTATGGAATGCTGCCGCGCGCAAATCGTGGAATCTTTGCCCTGAACGAGTTGCCGGACCTCGCTGGCAAGGTGCAGGTGAGCCTCTTCAACATCATGCAGGAAGGCGATGTCCAGATAAAAGGGTATCCCGTCCGCCTGCCCCTCGATGTGCTTCTTTGCTTTACCGCCAACCCCGAGGACTACACGGCTCGCGGAAAAATCATCACTCCTCTAAAAGATCGCATCGGCAGTGAGATCCTCACGCATTATCCGGAGACTGTCGAGATCGGAATGGCCATAACCGGCCAGGAGGCATGGACCGACCGCAAGGCGACCGCCGTTCGCATACCCGATTTCATCGCCGAAGTAGTCGAGCGAATTGCGTTCGAAGCGCGGACCGACAAGCGCATCGACAGGCGATCAGGGGTTTCGCAGCGCATGCCGATTACAGTGATGGAAAACATTGTGTCGAACGCCGAGCGGCGGTCTGTCATCACCGGGGAAGCCGAGATCGTCCCGAGACTTGGCGACATTTATGCCGCCCTGCCTGCCATTACGGGGAAGATAGAGCTCGAGTATGAGGGGGAGCTGGTGGGCGGCCACAACATTGCCCGCGAGCTCATTCGGCGCGCGGCGGACGCGACATTTCAGGAGCGGACCGGTGGAGTGAATGCCGACGAGATCGTGATGTGGTTCGATGCCGGAGGCGCCCTTCAGGTAACTGACGACGTTCATGTGGATGCAGTTGTCGAAGGGTTCGAGAGCGTCCCGACCTTGCTGCCAATGGTCGGGCTCACGGGCCTCGCTGAAAAGGGAGACACCCCCGTGATTGTCGCCGCCTGCGAGCTGATTCTGGAGTCGCTGGTGGCACGCCGGAAGATCTCCCGGAGCGATGCCGGGCTGTACGGCCGTTCTCTCGACGAGAAACGCAGGCGACCTTATCAGGACTGA
- a CDS encoding FAD-binding oxidoreductase, producing the protein MESHAGGPVTVAAIQAEIDDARRRSTPVRIAGRAHWMDAGRPVAAERTITTASYSGVVDYVPGDLTITVRSGTTLGEIAGTTGEEGQWFPLAPYGDDAGTIGATIATGSSGPLAQRFGGIRDLVLGLEFVSGEGKIVRGGGRVVKNVAGFDLTRLMTGSWGTLGIITEATLRLYASEARPATLVVGLPHSGTHFAARIAAVLAAPIVPNAIQLIDGATATRLKLQARTSLLIEVGGNAAAVKSQRDALAALGAEEIGPEVWTTLRLLDGEGSSVLRISTLVTRLAELWQTLQHSIEEASGTLMNASPGLGMVRCIVPASADAGTVARIAAAGGDCSVVFEKMSPQMWEALSPSVVADRVSRGIKHAFDPANILNPGILGE; encoded by the coding sequence ATGGAAAGTCACGCCGGCGGGCCGGTGACGGTCGCCGCGATTCAGGCCGAGATCGACGATGCACGGCGCCGCTCGACGCCTGTCAGAATTGCGGGCCGCGCACACTGGATGGACGCTGGCCGCCCGGTTGCCGCGGAACGCACAATAACCACCGCCTCATACAGCGGCGTTGTGGACTACGTGCCCGGAGACCTCACCATAACAGTACGATCGGGCACCACACTGGGAGAAATCGCAGGCACAACGGGCGAGGAAGGACAGTGGTTCCCGCTCGCTCCATATGGCGATGATGCCGGTACAATCGGAGCTACCATCGCCACCGGGTCTTCCGGCCCCCTGGCGCAACGGTTCGGCGGGATTCGTGATCTCGTACTTGGCCTCGAGTTCGTGTCGGGCGAGGGAAAGATCGTCCGGGGCGGCGGACGCGTTGTCAAGAATGTCGCAGGCTTCGACCTCACCAGACTGATGACTGGCTCATGGGGTACCCTCGGCATAATTACCGAGGCCACCCTCCGGCTTTATGCCTCGGAGGCGCGACCGGCCACCCTTGTTGTTGGGCTGCCCCACAGCGGTACGCACTTCGCCGCGCGGATAGCCGCCGTCCTCGCCGCACCCATCGTGCCCAATGCGATTCAACTGATCGATGGGGCGACAGCAACGCGACTGAAACTTCAGGCCCGCACTTCTCTACTGATTGAAGTCGGAGGAAATGCTGCCGCGGTGAAGTCGCAGCGCGATGCGCTGGCTGCGCTCGGCGCCGAGGAAATCGGCCCCGAGGTATGGACGACGCTCAGGCTGCTCGATGGCGAGGGATCGAGCGTCCTTCGGATATCCACGCTCGTTACGAGGCTCGCGGAACTCTGGCAGACCCTTCAGCACTCGATCGAAGAGGCGAGCGGCACACTCATGAATGCGAGCCCCGGCCTGGGGATGGTGAGATGCATAGTTCCCGCCAGTGCAGATGCTGGCACTGTTGCGCGAATCGCTGCCGCCGGTGGTGATTGCAGCGTGGTGTTCGAGAAGATGTCGCCGCAGATGTGGGAGGCCCTGTCGCCGAGCGTAGTGGCAGATCGCGTGTCGCGGGGTATCAAGCACGCGTTCGACCCCGCGAACATTCTGAATCCGGGCATCCTGGGTGAGTGA
- a CDS encoding cytidylate kinase-like family protein, with amino-acid sequence MPIITISRLYGSGGSEVAARVARGLDWSLLDNTVVDAVAARLGVPRAEVAAREERVPSLVQRLVDTMAAGSQEWLSPIASAKRAPTDEQLVEVTRHIMEEAIARGPVVVVGRGAQAMLVERTDALHVFCYAPRAALIARSIERDGVGGDEAAVLVDNTNAQREQWVRKHWNRAWREHDNYHLAVNTEWLGIGGAADLVLHAWRERFGP; translated from the coding sequence ATGCCCATAATCACGATCTCCCGACTTTACGGATCAGGAGGTTCAGAGGTCGCGGCCCGCGTTGCGCGAGGGCTGGATTGGTCATTGCTCGATAATACAGTTGTAGACGCAGTCGCCGCGCGGCTCGGCGTTCCGCGCGCGGAGGTTGCTGCTCGCGAGGAACGGGTGCCGTCACTGGTGCAGAGGCTCGTTGACACAATGGCGGCGGGTTCCCAGGAATGGCTGTCTCCGATCGCCTCGGCGAAGCGCGCGCCAACCGATGAGCAGCTGGTCGAGGTGACCAGACACATCATGGAGGAGGCTATCGCCCGCGGCCCGGTGGTGGTCGTTGGTCGCGGCGCCCAGGCGATGCTTGTCGAACGGACCGACGCTCTGCATGTGTTCTGCTACGCACCCAGAGCCGCATTGATTGCACGGTCGATAGAACGCGATGGAGTGGGCGGTGACGAAGCCGCCGTGCTCGTGGACAATACAAACGCGCAACGCGAGCAGTGGGTGCGAAAACACTGGAATCGCGCGTGGCGAGAGCACGATAATTATCACTTGGCCGTCAATACCGAGTGGCTGGGTATTGGCGGTGCCGCGGACCTCGTGCTGCACGCCTGGCGCGAACGGTTCGGCCCTTAG
- a CDS encoding lysophospholipase, with product MKHENQEFSGGGGLRLQAQSWEPPKSPRAAIALVHGIGEHSGRYADLASHLVHHGFAVLGFDHRGHGRSPGRRGHIDTWLDYREDLRAFVRHCTQVAPGSPLFLYGHSMGALIALDYAIAHPEGLAGLIVSGVPLQPTGVAKAHLVAIARILSRIVPAFSISLGLDEKGISRDPAVIEAYRRDPLVHPLVSMRWGTEILATIDRVRSLAGTIALPLLVVHGGADPINSPDGSRELLDAASSTDKSLHLYPGGLHEPHNDLDRSLVFQDVEQWLTHRVIDD from the coding sequence TTGAAGCATGAGAACCAGGAGTTCTCCGGGGGCGGTGGCCTCAGATTGCAGGCCCAGTCGTGGGAGCCCCCGAAATCGCCCCGCGCCGCAATAGCCCTTGTCCACGGTATCGGGGAACACTCGGGCCGCTACGCAGATTTAGCCAGCCATCTCGTTCATCACGGATTCGCTGTGCTCGGCTTCGACCATCGGGGACACGGCCGGTCTCCGGGCCGCCGCGGGCACATCGACACGTGGCTGGACTACCGTGAAGATCTGAGGGCGTTCGTTCGTCACTGTACACAGGTCGCCCCGGGTAGCCCACTTTTTCTCTATGGGCACAGCATGGGAGCCCTGATTGCGCTCGATTATGCCATTGCGCACCCCGAAGGTCTGGCGGGACTGATTGTCAGCGGCGTTCCGTTGCAGCCCACCGGCGTGGCGAAGGCTCACCTGGTCGCTATCGCGCGGATTCTGTCGCGCATTGTCCCTGCCTTCTCTATCTCGCTGGGCCTGGACGAGAAAGGAATCTCGCGCGACCCAGCCGTAATCGAAGCGTACCGCCGCGATCCGCTCGTTCACCCACTCGTCAGCATGCGGTGGGGTACCGAGATTCTTGCGACGATCGACCGGGTGCGTTCGCTCGCGGGCACCATAGCGTTACCACTGCTAGTGGTGCACGGGGGTGCCGATCCAATCAACTCGCCCGATGGCAGCAGGGAGCTCCTCGATGCAGCGTCGAGCACCGACAAGAGTCTTCATTTATACCCCGGCGGACTGCACGAACCACACAATGACCTCGACCGGTCACTCGTCTTCCAGGATGTCGAACAGTGGCTGACGCACCGGGTCATCGACGACTGA
- a CDS encoding (Fe-S)-binding protein, which translates to MTETTPFVIDDPAYADSVPPCALPGSPLEGMLAGINACVHCGFCLQACPTYLALEDENESPRGRIFLMRSLLEGTVEPGDASVQAHIDRCLGCRACETACPSGVPYGHLLEATRATLREVRPTPFVARMILRVFAQPMLLRMVMFASRLLAATPIPTVLSRTDGRLGFAMAMLASAGSPLERAGYLTPSGGVRGKTAVLLGCVMEGLFTDTNRATERVLRVNGYETVDAPGQGCCGALHAHAGDLETARALARRNIAAFEKSGADLIAVNSAGCGAIMKEYQHLLHEDAEWGERAVAVAARVRDVSELLVAAGPVPGGPLPLSVTYDAPCHLMHAQRVVTQPLAVLAAIPQLKLTPLRDSEQCCGSAGIYNLIEPATSDAVLIPKLDCIAESGAPYVATGNPGCLMQIGAGLLRSGSAARAIHPVDLLDASYAGMAEPGGPATQ; encoded by the coding sequence TTGACTGAAACCACACCGTTCGTCATCGATGATCCTGCGTACGCTGATTCAGTACCCCCATGTGCGCTTCCCGGCAGTCCGCTCGAGGGGATGCTGGCGGGAATCAACGCGTGCGTTCACTGTGGATTCTGTCTACAGGCATGCCCCACTTATCTCGCCCTGGAGGATGAGAACGAGAGCCCGCGCGGCCGTATTTTCCTGATGCGGTCGTTGCTCGAAGGGACGGTCGAGCCGGGAGACGCATCAGTTCAGGCCCACATCGACCGTTGCCTCGGCTGCCGGGCGTGCGAGACAGCGTGTCCCTCGGGAGTTCCGTACGGACATCTTCTCGAGGCTACCCGCGCGACCTTGCGTGAAGTCAGGCCGACGCCTTTCGTGGCGCGGATGATACTTCGGGTTTTCGCGCAACCGATGTTGCTTCGCATGGTGATGTTCGCCTCGAGACTGCTTGCGGCGACGCCTATTCCAACTGTGCTCTCCCGAACCGATGGTCGCCTTGGCTTCGCGATGGCGATGCTGGCTTCCGCAGGTTCGCCTCTCGAGCGTGCAGGGTATTTAACGCCTTCGGGAGGCGTGCGAGGAAAAACGGCGGTGCTCCTCGGTTGCGTAATGGAGGGACTTTTTACCGATACCAACCGCGCCACTGAGCGCGTTTTGCGTGTGAATGGATACGAGACCGTCGATGCTCCCGGCCAGGGTTGTTGCGGAGCGCTTCATGCCCATGCCGGCGATCTCGAGACGGCCCGGGCTCTCGCGCGACGCAACATCGCTGCCTTCGAAAAATCAGGAGCCGATCTGATAGCGGTCAACTCGGCGGGCTGCGGCGCGATTATGAAAGAGTACCAGCATCTGTTGCATGAGGACGCCGAGTGGGGTGAACGGGCGGTGGCTGTAGCGGCCCGTGTCAGGGACGTCAGCGAGCTCCTCGTGGCAGCCGGTCCGGTTCCCGGGGGTCCCTTGCCGCTTTCTGTGACTTACGACGCGCCTTGCCATCTCATGCACGCGCAGCGTGTGGTGACTCAGCCGCTCGCTGTCCTCGCGGCCATTCCGCAGCTGAAGCTGACTCCGCTTCGCGACTCCGAGCAGTGCTGCGGCAGCGCCGGCATTTACAATCTGATCGAGCCTGCAACATCGGACGCGGTGCTTATCCCGAAACTCGACTGCATTGCCGAGTCAGGTGCTCCCTACGTTGCAACTGGCAATCCGGGGTGCCTGATGCAGATAGGCGCTGGACTGCTTCGGTCAGGGTCGGCTGCGCGTGCAATCCACCCGGTCGATCTGCTCGACGCATCCTACGCCGGTATGGCCGAGCCGGGCGGCCCCGCCACCCAGTAG
- a CDS encoding four helix bundle protein: protein MARYKKLEVWQKAHALALNVYRVAAAIRGAHHISLRSQLIRAAMSIPTNIVEGRGQQSEKEFARFLRYSISSASELEYHITIGRDIGVISRSDSDSLVDQTVRVRKMLHGLVNRIAEGAPDSQVRRKDQPAVGS, encoded by the coding sequence GTGGCAAGGTACAAGAAGCTGGAAGTATGGCAGAAGGCACACGCGCTAGCGCTGAACGTCTACCGCGTGGCCGCTGCGATAAGGGGCGCCCACCATATATCCCTCCGTAGTCAGCTGATCAGAGCGGCAATGTCGATTCCGACGAATATCGTCGAGGGTCGCGGGCAGCAAAGCGAGAAAGAATTTGCGCGCTTTCTCCGTTATTCCATCAGCTCTGCTTCAGAACTCGAATACCACATCACCATCGGGCGCGACATTGGAGTGATTAGCCGGTCGGATTCCGACTCGCTCGTCGACCAGACCGTCCGCGTTCGCAAAATGCTTCACGGCCTTGTGAACCGGATCGCTGAAGGTGCACCGGATTCACAAGTGCGGCGAAAGGATCAACCGGCGGTTGGTTCCTGA
- a CDS encoding M1 family metallopeptidase, whose product MRMTNCYPAFRGLPVAVLLVFAACTESADPPVSAPAVADTRDTHSHAQPAEARVTHVSLDMIPDFASKRIAATARLNIKRAPSADSVILDIRDLAIKRVTDSRGTALGFNSGAGREFVGSALAIALPAKGDTIVIEYETSPSAAAVQWLAPAQTAGGKLPFMFTQGQAILTRSWIPTQDGPGLRQTYDAVIHVPPGMRAVMSAAHAGSDGEKDTAGRSVFRFRMDKPIPAYLIALAVGDIAFRPIGSNTGVYGEPSVVSRAASEFTEVDQMIAAAEKLYGPYRWGRYDILVLPPSFPFGGMENPTLTFATPTILAGDRSLVSLVAHELAHSWSGNLVTNATWNDFWLNEGFTTYIESRIMEELRGKPYADMLRVLGRQDMQKAVEEAGGLKAADTRLSIDLTGRDPDDGVTDIAYEKGAAFLQTVESVTGRQRLDAFLRDYFDHFAFQPITSAKMVAYMNEKLLKPGEAERINLQGWIFEPGVPANIPPVSSEKFTSVDEKVEAWKAGGALSAINTSGWSTQEWLHFLRALPDTIAAPRLAELDRTHKLTSTGNSEVLSAWLQIAIRNKYMPAFAALEKFLTSQGRRKFLAPLYTSLAKTDWGRTMAMDIYRRARPTYHSVAVTTIDGILKWKEAG is encoded by the coding sequence ATGAGAATGACAAATTGCTATCCCGCTTTCCGCGGATTGCCGGTCGCGGTTCTGCTCGTGTTTGCGGCGTGCACCGAATCGGCTGACCCACCGGTGAGTGCGCCGGCAGTCGCAGATACCCGCGACACGCATTCCCACGCACAGCCCGCCGAAGCGCGGGTGACTCACGTATCGCTGGATATGATCCCGGATTTCGCCTCGAAACGGATTGCCGCCACCGCGCGACTCAACATAAAGCGCGCGCCATCGGCGGACAGCGTGATTCTCGATATCCGTGACCTCGCTATCAAACGGGTCACAGATTCCCGCGGCACAGCCCTCGGATTCAATAGCGGAGCAGGCCGCGAGTTTGTCGGCTCTGCCCTCGCAATCGCTCTACCGGCGAAGGGCGATACCATTGTGATCGAGTACGAGACCTCACCCTCTGCAGCCGCCGTTCAGTGGCTGGCTCCGGCTCAGACCGCCGGTGGCAAGCTCCCGTTTATGTTCACACAGGGGCAGGCGATTCTGACCCGAAGCTGGATCCCGACACAGGATGGACCGGGACTGAGGCAGACCTACGACGCAGTAATTCATGTGCCGCCGGGGATGCGGGCAGTAATGTCCGCTGCCCATGCGGGCAGCGACGGCGAAAAGGACACGGCAGGCCGTTCAGTGTTTCGATTCCGCATGGACAAACCAATCCCTGCCTATCTCATCGCACTTGCGGTTGGTGACATCGCATTCCGGCCGATAGGCTCGAACACCGGGGTTTATGGTGAGCCGAGCGTCGTGTCGCGCGCGGCGAGCGAGTTCACTGAGGTCGACCAGATGATCGCCGCGGCTGAGAAACTCTACGGTCCCTACAGATGGGGCCGGTACGACATTCTGGTGTTGCCACCCTCGTTTCCCTTTGGAGGCATGGAAAACCCGACTCTGACCTTTGCCACACCCACGATACTGGCCGGCGATCGCTCACTTGTCAGTCTCGTCGCCCACGAGCTGGCCCATTCATGGTCGGGGAATCTGGTGACGAATGCCACGTGGAACGACTTCTGGCTCAACGAGGGATTCACGACGTACATCGAATCGCGCATCATGGAAGAGCTGCGCGGCAAGCCCTACGCTGACATGCTTCGTGTTCTCGGCAGGCAGGACATGCAGAAGGCGGTCGAGGAAGCAGGCGGGCTGAAGGCGGCTGACACACGGCTCAGCATCGACCTCACCGGCCGGGACCCGGATGATGGAGTGACAGACATCGCCTATGAGAAGGGCGCTGCTTTTCTGCAGACTGTGGAATCCGTGACAGGGCGCCAGCGTCTGGATGCGTTTCTGCGCGACTACTTCGACCACTTCGCATTTCAGCCAATCACTTCCGCGAAAATGGTTGCCTACATGAACGAAAAGCTGTTAAAGCCGGGCGAGGCCGAACGGATCAATCTGCAGGGCTGGATATTCGAGCCCGGTGTTCCTGCCAATATCCCCCCGGTCAGCTCGGAAAAGTTCACCAGCGTTGACGAAAAGGTCGAAGCATGGAAGGCGGGGGGCGCATTGTCCGCGATCAATACTTCCGGATGGTCTACCCAGGAATGGCTGCACTTCCTGCGCGCGCTTCCCGACACTATCGCGGCTCCGCGCCTTGCGGAGCTCGATCGCACTCACAAGCTGACGTCCACTGGGAATAGCGAAGTGCTGTCCGCATGGCTTCAGATTGCGATTCGCAACAAGTACATGCCGGCCTTCGCGGCGCTCGAGAAATTCCTGACTTCCCAGGGACGGAGAAAATTCCTGGCGCCCCTGTATACGTCGCTGGCCAAAACCGACTGGGGACGGACAATGGCGATGGACATCTATCGGCGGGCAAGGCCCACATATCATTCCGTCGCGGTGACGACCATCGATGGAATTCTCAAGTGGAAAGAGGCGGGCTGA
- a CDS encoding low specificity L-threonine aldolase — MHASEPSRRHLASDNWSGVHPEVIAAIAAANVGHAPSYGNDALTESVCQKLRNELGSDAAEVFFVFSGTAANVLGLETLALPFNAVICADTAHIHTSECGAAEKHIGCKLLPIPTTNGKIDQDGIARHLHHFGNEHHVQPAAVSISQATEYGTVYTPDEIQLIAAFVHQHGLRLHMDGARLANAAAYLGVSLAEISGNAGVDVLSFGGTKNGLIAGEAVVFFDASLAHGFAFRRMQGMQLSSKMRFLAAQFDALLTDGLWLRSATHANRMATLLSQGLAGINGIRVTQKVEANEVFAMLPREHIAQLQAECFFHVWDEATSEARFVTSFDTPEEDIESFIAAATRLESSTS, encoded by the coding sequence ATGCACGCTTCAGAACCCTCTCGCCGTCACCTCGCGTCCGACAACTGGTCGGGAGTCCATCCCGAGGTGATTGCGGCAATCGCTGCCGCCAACGTCGGCCACGCGCCCTCGTACGGCAACGATGCCTTGACCGAAAGTGTCTGCCAGAAATTGCGGAATGAGCTGGGGAGCGATGCCGCAGAGGTGTTCTTCGTTTTCAGCGGCACTGCCGCCAACGTCCTCGGTCTGGAAACGCTGGCGCTGCCGTTCAACGCAGTCATTTGCGCCGACACCGCGCACATCCACACTTCTGAATGCGGAGCCGCCGAAAAACATATCGGCTGCAAGTTGCTACCCATTCCGACAACCAACGGGAAAATCGATCAAGACGGCATTGCCCGCCATCTGCACCATTTCGGCAACGAGCATCATGTGCAACCGGCCGCAGTGTCGATTTCGCAGGCGACGGAATACGGGACTGTCTACACGCCGGACGAGATTCAGTTGATTGCGGCGTTTGTGCATCAGCACGGGCTCAGGCTCCATATGGATGGGGCCCGCCTCGCAAACGCGGCGGCTTACCTCGGCGTATCCCTCGCGGAGATCTCCGGAAATGCGGGAGTGGACGTCCTCTCATTCGGGGGAACGAAAAACGGTCTGATCGCCGGGGAAGCAGTTGTGTTTTTCGACGCGTCTCTGGCTCATGGCTTTGCTTTTCGCCGAATGCAGGGAATGCAGCTTTCCTCAAAGATGCGGTTCCTCGCAGCGCAATTCGATGCATTGCTCACCGATGGCCTGTGGCTGCGGAGTGCGACGCATGCGAACCGGATGGCGACGTTGCTGAGCCAGGGGCTTGCCGGCATCAACGGGATACGCGTGACCCAGAAAGTGGAGGCAAACGAAGTCTTCGCAATGCTCCCTCGTGAGCACATAGCGCAATTGCAGGCTGAATGCTTCTTCCACGTCTGGGACGAGGCCACGTCAGAGGCACGGTTCGTGACGTCGTTTGACACGCCCGAGGAAGACATCGAGAGCTTTATTGCCGCGGCAACACGGCTGGAAAGCTCAACGTCATGA